In Kitasatospora sp. NA04385, a single genomic region encodes these proteins:
- a CDS encoding APC family permease codes for MPADLPKRILIGRALRSDKLGETLLPKRIALPVFASDALSSVAYAPEEILLTLSLAGASAIHFSWQIGVVVAVVMLAVVASYRQNVHAYPSGGGDYEVATVNHGPNSGLVVASALMVDYILTVAVSTTSGVANVVSAVPALRGHEMTLSVFLVILLMGMNLRGVRESGTAFAVPTYAFMVGVMGMVVYGLVRHFGFGAALPAESSSYHLAATPGNGSLAGFALVFLLLKAFSSGCAALTGVEAISNGVPAFRKPKSKNAATTLLMMASIAVTMFMGIIYLAHLTGTQMAENPAEQLIGAPENYHQKTVLAQISEAVFSNFTPGFYFVAATTGLILVLAANTAFNGFPVLGSILAQDRYLPRQLHTRGDRLAFSNGIVLLAGAAILFIVAFGADPNRLIQLYIVGVFVAFNMSQSGMIRHWTRLLRTETDPKKRAHMQRSRAINTFGLVMTMAVLIVVLATKIGHAWIAIALMVVLFVVMKAIRRHYDRVSAELKAAEEPDDAAPPTRVHAIVLVSKIHKPALRALAYARLARAQTLEAVTVNVDPVDTAALRQDWEERGLDVPLKVLDSPYREVTGPVLEYVKNLRRSSPRDVVAVYIPEYVVGHWYEHLLHNQSALRLKGRLLFKPGVMVTSVPWQLESSERRKAPKAWSAPGAVRRGEPRRRPAAVGESGAGSDGSAGPAGGGSDAAPRD; via the coding sequence ATGCCTGCTGACCTACCGAAACGCATCCTGATCGGGCGTGCGCTGCGCAGCGACAAGCTGGGGGAGACGTTGCTCCCCAAGCGGATCGCGCTGCCGGTGTTCGCCTCGGACGCGCTCTCCTCCGTCGCGTACGCGCCCGAGGAGATCCTGCTGACGCTGTCGCTGGCCGGCGCCTCGGCCATCCACTTCTCCTGGCAGATCGGTGTCGTGGTCGCCGTCGTGATGCTCGCGGTGGTCGCGTCGTACCGGCAGAACGTGCACGCCTACCCCAGCGGAGGCGGTGACTACGAGGTCGCGACCGTCAACCACGGGCCGAACTCCGGCCTGGTGGTGGCGAGCGCGCTGATGGTCGACTACATCCTCACCGTGGCGGTGTCGACCACCTCCGGCGTGGCCAACGTGGTCTCGGCGGTGCCCGCGCTGCGCGGGCACGAGATGACGCTGTCGGTCTTCCTGGTCATCCTGCTGATGGGCATGAACCTGCGCGGCGTGCGCGAGTCCGGGACGGCGTTCGCCGTCCCGACGTACGCCTTCATGGTCGGCGTCATGGGCATGGTGGTCTACGGCCTGGTCCGGCACTTCGGGTTCGGGGCGGCGCTGCCCGCGGAGAGCTCCTCGTACCACCTGGCGGCGACGCCCGGGAACGGCTCGCTGGCCGGGTTCGCGCTGGTGTTCCTGCTGCTGAAGGCCTTCTCCTCGGGCTGTGCGGCGCTGACCGGCGTGGAGGCGATCTCCAACGGCGTGCCCGCGTTCCGCAAGCCGAAGAGCAAGAACGCGGCGACCACGCTGCTGATGATGGCCAGCATCGCCGTGACGATGTTCATGGGCATCATCTACCTCGCCCACCTGACCGGCACGCAGATGGCGGAGAACCCGGCGGAGCAGCTGATCGGCGCGCCGGAGAACTACCACCAGAAGACCGTGCTGGCGCAGATCTCCGAGGCGGTGTTCTCCAACTTCACGCCCGGCTTCTACTTCGTCGCCGCCACCACCGGCCTGATCCTGGTGCTGGCCGCGAACACCGCCTTCAACGGCTTCCCGGTGCTCGGCTCGATCCTCGCCCAGGACCGCTACCTGCCGCGGCAGCTGCACACCCGCGGCGACCGGCTCGCCTTCTCCAACGGCATCGTGCTGCTGGCCGGCGCGGCGATCCTGTTCATCGTGGCGTTCGGCGCCGACCCGAACCGGCTGATCCAGCTGTACATCGTCGGCGTCTTCGTGGCCTTCAACATGAGCCAGTCCGGCATGATCCGGCACTGGACCAGGCTGCTGCGCACCGAGACCGACCCGAAGAAGCGTGCCCACATGCAGCGCAGCCGGGCGATCAACACCTTCGGCCTGGTGATGACCATGGCCGTGCTGATCGTGGTGCTCGCCACCAAGATCGGCCACGCCTGGATCGCGATCGCCCTGATGGTCGTGCTGTTCGTCGTGATGAAGGCGATCCGCCGCCACTACGACCGGGTCAGCGCCGAGCTCAAGGCCGCCGAGGAGCCCGACGACGCCGCCCCGCCGACCCGGGTGCACGCCATCGTGCTGGTCTCCAAGATCCACAAGCCCGCGCTGCGGGCCCTCGCCTACGCCCGGCTGGCCCGGGCCCAGACCCTGGAGGCCGTCACCGTCAACGTCGACCCGGTGGACACCGCGGCGCTGCGCCAGGACTGGGAGGAGCGCGGCCTCGACGTCCCGCTGAAGGTCCTGGACTCGCCGTACCGCGAGGTCACCGGGCCGGTGCTGGAGTACGTCAAGAACCTGCGCCGCTCCAGCCCGCGCGACGTCGTCGCGGTGTACATCCCCGAGTACGTGGTCGGCCACTGGTACGAGCACCTGCTGCACAACCAGAGCGCGCTGCGGCTCAAGGGACGGCTGCTGTTCAAGCCCGGCGTGATGGTGACCTCCGTACCCTGGCAGTTGGAGTCCTCGGAGCGGCGCAAGGCGCCCAAGGCGTGGTCCGCGCCCGGCGCGGTGCGCCGCGGCGAGCCGCGCCGGCGGCCGGCGGCGGTCGGCGAGAGCGGGGCCGGTTCGGACGGTTCCGCCGGTCCGGCCGGCGGCGGGTCGGACGCCGCGCCGCGCGACTGA
- a CDS encoding TrkA family potassium uptake protein, whose amino-acid sequence MHIVIMGCGRVGSALARALEKQGHSVAVIDQDPTAFRRLGAGFNGRRVTGVGFDQDTLKEAGIEEAGAFAAVSSGDNSNIIAARVARENFGVEHVAARIYDPRRAEVYQRLGIPTVATVRWTADQMLRRLLPSGAEPVWQDPSGSVQLAEVAFAPSWIGHRLSELEEAAGVRVAFVTRVGEGTLPTPQMVVQEGDLVHVMLRRNELTAVEAAFAKAPEEAGH is encoded by the coding sequence GTGCACATCGTCATCATGGGCTGCGGACGCGTGGGCTCCGCCCTCGCCAGAGCACTCGAGAAACAAGGCCACTCGGTCGCGGTCATCGACCAGGACCCGACCGCCTTCCGCCGGCTCGGCGCGGGCTTCAACGGCCGCCGGGTCACCGGCGTCGGCTTCGACCAGGACACCCTGAAGGAGGCGGGCATCGAGGAGGCGGGCGCCTTCGCCGCCGTCTCCAGCGGTGACAACTCGAACATCATCGCGGCCCGGGTGGCCCGCGAGAACTTCGGCGTCGAGCACGTCGCGGCCCGGATCTACGACCCGCGCCGCGCCGAGGTGTACCAGCGCCTGGGCATCCCGACCGTCGCCACCGTCCGCTGGACCGCCGACCAGATGCTGCGCCGACTGCTGCCCAGCGGCGCCGAGCCGGTCTGGCAGGACCCCTCGGGCTCCGTCCAGCTCGCCGAGGTCGCGTTCGCCCCGTCCTGGATCGGCCACCGGCTCTCCGAGCTGGAGGAGGCCGCCGGCGTCCGGGTGGCGTTCGTCACCCGGGTCGGCGAGGGCACGCTGCCCACCCCGCAGATGGTGGTCCAGGAGGGCGACCTGGTGCACGTGATGCTGCGCCGCAACGAGCTGACCGCGGTCGAGGCGGCGTTCGCGAAGGCCCCCGAGGAGGCTGGTCACTGA
- a CDS encoding TrkA family potassium uptake protein: MRVAIAGAGAVGRSIAGELLENGHEVLLIDKNPNSISVERVPLAEWLLADACEITSLDEAALQRCHVVIAATGDDKVNLVVSLLAKTEYGVPRVVARVNNPKNEWLYNESWGVDVAVSTPRLMSALVEEAVSVGDLVRLMRFSQGNANLVELTLAADTDLVGTRVGDVAWPVDTALVTIIRAGRVLVPGGNDTLEAGDELLFVAAQEREEELETLLAG, translated from the coding sequence ATGCGCGTCGCCATCGCCGGAGCCGGAGCCGTCGGCCGTTCCATCGCCGGGGAGCTCCTGGAGAACGGCCACGAGGTCCTGCTGATCGACAAGAACCCGAACTCCATCTCGGTGGAGCGCGTCCCGCTCGCCGAGTGGCTGCTCGCCGACGCCTGCGAGATCACCTCGCTGGACGAGGCGGCGCTGCAGCGCTGCCACGTGGTGATCGCCGCCACCGGCGACGACAAGGTCAACCTGGTGGTGTCGCTGCTCGCCAAGACCGAGTACGGCGTGCCGCGGGTGGTCGCCCGGGTGAACAACCCGAAGAACGAGTGGCTGTACAACGAGTCCTGGGGCGTGGACGTGGCGGTCTCCACCCCGCGCCTGATGTCGGCGCTGGTCGAGGAGGCGGTGAGCGTCGGCGACCTGGTCCGCCTGATGCGCTTCTCGCAGGGCAACGCCAACCTGGTCGAGCTGACCCTCGCCGCGGACACCGACCTGGTCGGCACCCGGGTCGGCGACGTCGCCTGGCCGGTGGACACCGCGCTGGTCACCATCATCCGGGCGGGACGGGTGCTGGTCCCCGGCGGCAACGACACCCTGGAGGCCGGCGACGAGCTGCTGTTCGTGGCCGCGCAGGAGCGCGAGGAGGAGCTGGAGACGCTGCTGGCCGGCTGA
- a CDS encoding DUF3159 domain-containing protein, translating to MSNEAIRVSAHGPQGPHDDEQPGPGVYEPAGQPAEPERDASKEAAETVLKAFGGVRGMVDMTLPGLVYIVAFNITHKVPAAAWSALALCAVFVVVRLARRETIQHAFSGVFGVAIGAWISMKTGKAEDFYLPGLLWNVGYCLALAVSALVRWPMIGLMLGPITGEMFTWRKQNPGRLAAYTKATWAWVLIMGLKPVILFPLYFTHNINLLGWLKVALGIPPLLLAMYVTWRILLTAPPPIKAEPDEEQPEE from the coding sequence GTGAGCAACGAGGCGATCAGGGTGAGCGCGCACGGCCCGCAGGGCCCGCACGACGACGAGCAGCCCGGCCCCGGGGTGTACGAGCCGGCCGGGCAGCCGGCCGAGCCCGAGCGGGACGCGTCGAAGGAGGCCGCCGAGACGGTGCTCAAGGCCTTCGGCGGCGTGCGCGGCATGGTCGACATGACGCTGCCCGGCCTGGTGTACATCGTCGCGTTCAACATCACCCACAAGGTGCCGGCCGCCGCCTGGTCGGCGCTGGCGCTGTGCGCGGTGTTCGTGGTGGTCCGGCTGGCCCGCCGGGAGACCATCCAGCACGCCTTCTCCGGCGTGTTCGGCGTGGCGATCGGCGCCTGGATCTCGATGAAGACCGGCAAGGCCGAGGACTTCTACCTGCCCGGCCTGCTGTGGAACGTCGGCTACTGCCTGGCGCTGGCGGTCTCCGCGCTGGTGCGCTGGCCGATGATCGGCCTGATGCTCGGCCCGATCACCGGCGAGATGTTCACCTGGCGCAAGCAGAACCCCGGCCGGCTGGCCGCCTACACCAAGGCGACCTGGGCCTGGGTGCTGATCATGGGCCTGAAGCCGGTGATCCTGTTCCCGCTGTACTTCACCCACAACATCAACCTGCTGGGCTGGCTGAAGGTCGCGCTCGGCATCCCGCCGCTGCTGCTGGCGATGTACGTGACCTGGCGGATCCTGCTGACCGCGCCGCCGCCGATCAAGGCGGAGCCGGACGAGGAACAGCCGGAGGAGTGA
- a CDS encoding OB-fold nucleic acid binding domain-containing protein encodes MSGDNIGDQPQGRFRRMLSRLTSSSEELEAEELRQDTAEAGCTPIAACGDREIVTVAGTLRTVTLRPRAGVPALEAELFDGTEALDVVWLGRRSIVGIEPGRRLIASGRISHARGRRVLFNPRYELRPVGHGSESA; translated from the coding sequence ATGAGTGGTGACAACATCGGCGACCAGCCGCAAGGCCGTTTCCGCCGCATGCTGAGCCGGTTGACCTCCTCCTCCGAGGAGCTGGAGGCCGAGGAGCTGCGGCAGGACACCGCGGAGGCGGGCTGCACCCCGATCGCCGCCTGCGGCGACCGCGAGATCGTCACCGTCGCGGGCACGCTGCGCACCGTCACGCTCCGCCCGCGCGCGGGGGTGCCCGCGCTGGAGGCCGAGCTGTTCGACGGCACCGAGGCGCTGGACGTGGTGTGGCTGGGCCGTCGCTCGATCGTGGGCATCGAGCCGGGCCGCCGCCTGATCGCCAGTGGCCGGATCAGTCACGCACGCGGGCGCCGCGTGCTCTTCAACCCCCGTTACGAGCTGCGTCCGGTGGGACACGGGAGCGAGTCCGCGTGA
- a CDS encoding response regulator: MTRVLVVDDEPQIVRALVINLKARKYEVDSAHDGAGALELAAARHPDVVVLDLGLPDMDGVEVIRGLRGWTRVPIIVLSARHASDEKVEALDAGADDYVTKPFGMDELLARMRAAVRRAEPVTAEGEPVVATESFTVDLAAKKVNRRGADVRLTPTEWHLLEVLVRNSGRLVSQTQLLQEVWGPAYRKETNYLRVYLAQLRRKLEDDPSHPRHFITEPGMGYRFEP; this comes from the coding sequence ATGACCCGGGTCCTCGTGGTGGACGACGAACCGCAGATCGTCCGCGCCCTGGTGATCAACCTCAAGGCCCGCAAGTACGAGGTGGACTCCGCGCACGACGGCGCGGGCGCCCTGGAGCTGGCCGCCGCCCGCCACCCCGACGTGGTCGTGCTCGACCTGGGCCTGCCCGACATGGACGGCGTCGAGGTGATCCGCGGCCTGCGCGGCTGGACCAGGGTGCCGATCATCGTGCTGTCCGCCCGGCACGCCTCCGACGAGAAGGTCGAGGCGCTGGACGCCGGCGCCGACGACTACGTCACCAAGCCGTTCGGCATGGACGAGCTGCTGGCCCGGATGCGGGCCGCCGTCCGCCGGGCCGAGCCGGTCACCGCCGAGGGCGAGCCGGTGGTCGCCACCGAGTCCTTCACCGTCGACCTGGCCGCCAAGAAGGTCAACCGCCGGGGCGCGGACGTCCGGCTCACCCCCACCGAGTGGCACCTGCTGGAGGTGCTGGTGCGCAACTCCGGGCGGCTGGTCAGCCAGACCCAGCTGCTCCAAGAGGTGTGGGGACCGGCCTACCGCAAGGAGACCAACTACCTGCGGGTCTACCTGGCGCAGCTGCGCCGCAAGCTGGAGGACGACCCCTCGCACCCCCGGCACTTCATCACCGAACCGGGCATGGGCTACCGCTTCGAACCCTGA
- a CDS encoding sensor histidine kinase KdpD, with the protein MVHTARGRLRIYLGAAPGVGKTCAMLAEAHRRTERGAEVVAGFVETHGRVRTAELLDGLEAVPRRTMTHRGAEFTELDLDAVLARDPAVALVDELAHTNVPGSRNAKRWQDVEELLAAGIDVISTVNIQHLESLGDVVEGITGVRQRETVPDEVVRRADQIELVDMSPQALRRRLAHGNVYAPEKVDAALAHYFRPGNLTALRELALLWTADRVDEYLQRYRAEQGIQGTWQARERIVVGLTGGPEGATLVRRAARIAARNSAGELLAVHISRSDGLSGSSPQALIEQRALVESLGGSFHSVLGDDPAAGLLDFARGVNATQIVIGTSRRRVWQYVYGPGVGYTVTRDSGDIDVHMVNHEHAARGRGRIPVRRVTDLGRTRTVAGWVIGVVGPPLLALALTGLQGPGLSTDMLLFLSLTVCAALVGGLYPAIASALVSSSALNYYFAPPIHTFTIAQPENIVAVAIFAAVGIAVATVVDLAARRSHVAARAQAEAQTLSALAGTVLRGAPTGEGVLTALLEQVRETFQQEAVALLERTDPHGPWHAAASVGPRPPAGPERADVDVPVGERLALVLRGRVLPAEDRRMLGAFANQAAVLLERRRLAGEAAAARREAEGNRIRTALLAAVSHDLRTPLAGIKAAVSSLRAEDVEWGPEDEAELLAGIESGADRLDHLINNLLDMSRLQTGTVTPLLQPTDLDEVVPFALGGVPPGSVRLDVAESLPMVRADAGLLERVLANLVENAVKYGRAGSPVLVKADLLERAGRVELRVVDRGPGVPEEARERIFAPFQRYGDAPRGAGVGLGLAVARGFAEAMDGTVTAEDTPGGGLTMVVSLPAVPAPPTAPAAPGAPAAPPASPPPPAPSSDERKAGPA; encoded by the coding sequence ATGGTGCACACGGCCCGCGGCAGGCTGCGGATCTACCTCGGGGCGGCCCCGGGGGTCGGCAAGACCTGCGCGATGCTGGCCGAGGCGCACCGCCGGACCGAGCGCGGCGCCGAGGTGGTGGCCGGTTTCGTGGAGACCCACGGCCGGGTCCGCACCGCCGAACTGCTGGACGGCCTGGAGGCCGTGCCGCGCCGGACGATGACCCACCGGGGCGCCGAGTTCACCGAACTGGACCTGGACGCCGTGCTGGCCCGGGACCCGGCCGTCGCGCTGGTCGACGAGCTCGCCCACACCAACGTGCCGGGCTCGCGCAACGCCAAGCGCTGGCAGGACGTGGAGGAGCTGCTGGCGGCCGGGATCGACGTGATCTCCACCGTGAACATCCAGCACCTGGAGTCGCTGGGGGACGTGGTCGAGGGCATCACCGGCGTCCGGCAGCGGGAGACCGTCCCGGACGAGGTGGTGCGCCGGGCCGACCAGATCGAGCTGGTCGACATGTCCCCGCAGGCGCTGCGCCGTCGGCTGGCGCACGGCAACGTGTACGCGCCGGAGAAGGTGGACGCGGCGCTCGCGCACTACTTCCGGCCCGGCAACCTGACCGCGCTGCGCGAGCTGGCGCTGCTGTGGACGGCCGACCGGGTCGACGAGTACCTGCAGCGCTACCGGGCCGAGCAGGGCATCCAGGGCACCTGGCAGGCCAGGGAGCGCATCGTGGTCGGCCTGACCGGCGGCCCGGAGGGCGCCACGCTGGTCCGCCGGGCGGCCCGGATCGCGGCCCGCAACAGCGCGGGCGAGCTGCTGGCGGTGCACATCTCGCGCTCCGACGGGCTGTCCGGCTCCTCCCCGCAGGCGCTGATCGAGCAGCGCGCCCTGGTGGAGAGCCTGGGCGGCAGCTTCCACTCGGTGCTCGGCGACGACCCGGCGGCCGGGCTGCTGGACTTCGCGCGCGGCGTCAACGCCACCCAGATCGTGATCGGCACCAGCCGCCGCAGGGTCTGGCAGTACGTGTACGGGCCGGGCGTCGGCTACACGGTGACCCGGGACTCCGGGGACATCGACGTCCACATGGTCAACCACGAGCACGCGGCGCGCGGCCGGGGCCGGATCCCGGTCCGCCGGGTGACCGACCTGGGCCGGACCAGGACGGTCGCCGGCTGGGTGATCGGCGTGGTCGGGCCGCCGCTGCTGGCGCTGGCGCTGACCGGGCTGCAGGGGCCGGGGCTCTCCACCGACATGCTGCTGTTCCTGTCGCTGACGGTGTGCGCGGCGCTGGTGGGCGGGCTGTACCCGGCGATCGCCTCCGCGCTGGTCTCCTCCTCGGCGCTCAACTACTACTTCGCGCCCCCCATCCACACCTTCACCATCGCCCAGCCGGAGAACATCGTCGCGGTGGCGATCTTCGCGGCGGTCGGCATCGCGGTCGCCACCGTGGTCGACCTGGCCGCCCGGCGCAGCCACGTCGCGGCCCGCGCCCAGGCCGAGGCGCAGACGCTGTCCGCGCTGGCCGGCACCGTGCTGCGCGGCGCGCCCACCGGCGAGGGGGTGCTGACGGCGCTGCTGGAGCAGGTCCGGGAGACCTTCCAGCAGGAGGCGGTGGCGCTGCTGGAGCGCACCGACCCGCACGGCCCCTGGCACGCCGCCGCCTCGGTCGGGCCGCGCCCGCCGGCCGGTCCGGAGCGGGCCGACGTGGACGTCCCGGTCGGCGAGCGGCTCGCGCTGGTGCTGCGCGGCCGGGTGCTGCCCGCCGAGGACCGGCGGATGCTCGGCGCGTTCGCCAACCAGGCCGCCGTCCTGCTGGAGCGCCGCCGGCTGGCCGGGGAGGCGGCCGCGGCCCGCCGGGAGGCGGAGGGCAACCGGATCCGCACCGCGCTGCTGGCGGCGGTCTCGCACGACCTGCGCACCCCGCTGGCCGGGATCAAGGCCGCGGTCTCCTCGCTGCGCGCCGAGGACGTCGAGTGGGGCCCGGAGGACGAGGCCGAGCTGCTGGCCGGCATCGAGTCCGGCGCGGACCGGCTCGACCACCTGATCAACAACCTGCTGGACATGAGCCGCTTGCAGACCGGCACGGTCACTCCGCTGCTGCAGCCCACCGACCTGGACGAGGTGGTGCCGTTCGCGCTCGGCGGCGTCCCGCCGGGCAGCGTGCGCCTCGACGTGGCGGAGTCGCTGCCGATGGTGCGGGCCGACGCCGGGCTGCTGGAGCGGGTGCTGGCCAACCTGGTGGAGAACGCCGTCAAGTACGGGAGGGCCGGGTCACCCGTCCTGGTGAAGGCGGATCTGCTGGAGCGCGCCGGACGGGTCGAACTGCGGGTGGTCGACCGCGGCCCGGGCGTCCCCGAGGAGGCCCGGGAGCGGATCTTCGCCCCGTTCCAGCGGTACGGCGACGCCCCGCGCGGCGCCGGCGTGGGCCTCGGCCTGGCGGTGGCCCGCGGCTTCGCCGAGGCGATGGACGGCACCGTCACCGCCGAGGACACCCCCGGCGGCGGGCTGACCATGGTGGTCTCGCTGCCCGCCGTCCCGGCCCCGCCCACCGCCCCGGCCGCCCCCGGCGCCCCCGCCGCGCCCCCGGCCTCCCCGCCGCCCCCGGCGCCCTCCTCCGACGAACGAAAGGCCGGTCCCGCATGA
- a CDS encoding patatin-like phospholipase family protein — translation MRGLVLGGGGLAGISWETGVLHGLAEAGIDVPGTADHVIGTSAGSTVAGQLASGLPLAELYRRQTDPALQNHEITPPAEALGALFETINQLISEISDPAELRRRVGELALAADTVPAADRLAVIAGRLPGRDWPAWPLTLTAVDAETGRPRTFDRDSGVALVDAVAASCAVPGIWPTVEIDGRRYMDGGIRSSNNADLMTGQQAVLVLAPMTDPFLAPELALLEATGKVLAVTPDEDSLAAAGPNPLDGAVRTPSAEAGRAQGHRIADRVRELWTL, via the coding sequence ATGCGCGGACTCGTACTCGGCGGCGGCGGACTCGCCGGCATCTCCTGGGAGACCGGCGTCCTGCACGGCCTCGCCGAAGCCGGGATCGACGTCCCCGGCACCGCCGACCACGTCATCGGCACCTCCGCGGGCTCCACCGTCGCCGGCCAGCTCGCCTCCGGCCTCCCGCTGGCCGAGCTCTACCGCCGACAGACCGACCCGGCCCTCCAGAACCACGAGATCACCCCGCCCGCCGAGGCCCTCGGCGCCCTGTTCGAGACCATCAACCAGCTGATCTCCGAGATCAGCGACCCCGCCGAACTGCGCCGCCGGGTCGGCGAACTCGCCCTCGCCGCCGACACCGTCCCGGCCGCCGACCGGCTCGCCGTCATCGCCGGCCGCCTCCCCGGCCGCGACTGGCCCGCCTGGCCGCTCACCCTCACCGCCGTCGACGCCGAGACCGGCCGGCCCCGCACCTTCGACCGCGACAGCGGCGTCGCCCTGGTCGACGCGGTCGCCGCCAGCTGCGCCGTCCCCGGCATCTGGCCCACCGTCGAGATCGACGGCCGCCGCTACATGGACGGCGGCATCCGCAGCTCCAACAACGCCGACCTGATGACCGGGCAGCAGGCCGTCCTGGTGCTCGCCCCGATGACCGACCCGTTCCTCGCCCCCGAACTGGCGCTGCTCGAAGCCACCGGCAAGGTCCTCGCCGTCACCCCCGACGAGGACTCCCTCGCCGCGGCCGGCCCCAACCCGCTCGACGGCGCCGTCCGCACCCCCTCCGCGGAAGCCGGCCGCGCCCAGGGCCACCGGATCGCCGACCGGGTCCGCGAACTCTGGACGCTCTGA
- a CDS encoding ABC transporter ATP-binding protein: MVVVEDVHRTFGAGDRAVHAVRGVSFTARAGELTALRGRSGSGKTTLLNLVGGLDAPSSGRISIAGTDLAGLDEAGRLELRRDRIGFVFQSFGLISVLTAAENVGVPMRLRKVAVKEREERVRTLLGMVGLSEHAEQRPTEMSGGQQQRVAVARALANEPALLIADEPTGQLDSDTGLAIMQLLRAVVRSEGVTALVATHDPQLMELADRVLELRDGRIVE, translated from the coding sequence ATGGTGGTCGTGGAGGACGTGCACCGGACGTTCGGTGCGGGCGACCGGGCGGTGCACGCGGTGCGCGGGGTGTCCTTCACCGCGCGAGCGGGGGAGTTGACGGCGTTGCGGGGCCGGTCGGGTTCGGGCAAGACGACGCTGCTGAACCTGGTGGGCGGGCTGGACGCGCCGTCCTCGGGGCGGATCAGCATCGCGGGGACGGACCTGGCGGGCCTGGACGAGGCGGGGCGGCTGGAGCTGCGGCGGGACCGGATCGGTTTCGTGTTCCAGTCGTTCGGTCTGATCTCGGTGCTGACGGCGGCGGAGAACGTCGGGGTGCCGATGCGGCTGCGCAAGGTAGCGGTGAAGGAGCGCGAGGAGCGGGTCCGGACGCTGCTGGGGATGGTGGGCCTGTCCGAGCACGCGGAGCAGCGGCCGACCGAGATGTCGGGCGGCCAGCAGCAGCGGGTGGCGGTGGCGCGGGCGCTGGCGAACGAGCCGGCGCTGCTGATCGCGGACGAGCCGACCGGTCAGCTGGACTCGGACACCGGTCTGGCGATCATGCAGCTGCTGCGGGCGGTGGTGCGCAGCGAGGGCGTGACGGCGCTGGTGGCGACGCACGACCCGCAGTTGATGGAGCTGGCGGACCGGGTCCTGGAGCTGCGGGACGGCCGGATCGTCGAGTAG
- a CDS encoding ABC transporter ATP-binding protein, with product MVVCENLVRIHRSEGVEVQALQGLDLVVEDGELIAVVGASGSGKSTLLGILAGLDVPTAGSARVAGHDLLAMGKRERLDFRRRTVGFVWQQTARNLLPYLTAVENVMLPMGYASVPRRDRRRLAGELLELLGIGHLADRRPAEMSGGEQQRVAIAVANANSPALLLADEPTGELDSATSEEIFAALRSVNEELGVTVLIVTHDLMVAQEVRRTVRIRNGRTSTEVLRPDRGEPGVEYAVLDRVGRLQLPPDFTEALRLSRRVRLALEEDHIGVWRAEEEVRG from the coding sequence ATGGTGGTGTGCGAGAACCTGGTGCGCATCCACCGTTCCGAGGGTGTCGAGGTGCAGGCCCTGCAGGGGCTGGACCTGGTGGTCGAGGACGGCGAGCTGATCGCGGTGGTCGGCGCCTCGGGCTCGGGCAAGTCGACGCTGCTGGGCATCCTCGCCGGGCTGGACGTGCCGACGGCGGGCAGTGCCCGGGTGGCGGGGCACGACCTGCTGGCGATGGGCAAGCGCGAGCGGCTGGACTTCCGGCGCCGGACGGTCGGGTTCGTCTGGCAGCAGACGGCGCGCAACCTGCTGCCGTACCTGACCGCGGTGGAGAACGTGATGCTGCCGATGGGGTACGCGAGCGTGCCGCGGCGCGATCGGCGGCGTCTGGCGGGGGAGTTGCTGGAGCTGCTCGGGATCGGGCACCTGGCGGACCGGCGTCCGGCCGAGATGTCGGGCGGCGAGCAGCAGCGGGTGGCGATCGCGGTGGCGAACGCGAACTCGCCGGCGCTGCTGCTGGCGGACGAGCCGACGGGTGAGCTGGACAGCGCGACCAGCGAGGAGATCTTCGCGGCGCTGCGTTCGGTGAACGAGGAGCTGGGGGTGACGGTGCTGATCGTGACCCATGACCTCATGGTGGCGCAGGAAGTGCGCCGGACCGTGCGGATCCGCAACGGGCGGACCTCGACGGAGGTGCTGCGTCCCGACCGGGGCGAGCCGGGCGTGGAGTACGCGGTGCTGGACCGGGTGGGCCGGTTGCAGCTGCCGCCGGACTTCACCGAGGCGTTGCGGCTCAGCCGCCGGGTGCGGCTGGCGCTGGAGGAGGACCACATCGGGGTGTGGCGGGCCGAGGAGGAGGTGCGCGGGTGA